The genomic window TACCAGAAATTTTTCGCACAAGGAACTTGCGTTTTCTGATAAAAGTATTTAGATTAGAGGTATCGAATAAGATTAAGCGTGAGGATCTAGTCCATCCCCACAACATTTTTAGCAAACGTCAGCCTGCCAGGGCTGGCGTTTTTGCTTTTTCTTTGTTATTTCGACCGGATCCATGCCGGTTCCTGTCGTCTTTAAAACCAATCTACTCTACTAACCTAGTAAAAGTAAAGGATTACGACTCACTATCTTTTAATGCCTGCCTTTTTCGCCATCGCATAAAGAGAGCTGCGCGGGATATTGTACTCGGCGCAAATGTCGGATACGAGTTCTTTGCCCTCTATATAGCGCTCTAACGCCTTCTGCATGCCTTCGCGAGAATAACCTATGGCTTCACGCCCCAGGTGTTTCCCGCGCTTTCTCGCCGCTTCTATGCCCCTTTTTTGCTTCTCTTTGTTCATTGCCCTCTCCATCTCCGAGAACGCCGCCAAAATCGCAATAATGGGCTTTCCAAGTGGTCCGCGCGTATCGAGATCCAAATTTAAAATTCGAAATCGAACGTCTTTTTTTTCTAGCGTTTCAATGAGCTGCAGCAACTGAACGGTGCTTCTGCCTAACCGATCCATTCGCGTAACGATAATGCTATCGCCACGTTCCACTTTTTCAACGAGTGCATCCAACCCGTCTTTGACCGGCGAAACGCCGGTAATCACCTCCTGAATGATCTCATCCACGCCGAACTTTTCTAATTCATCCAATTGCGAATTTAAGTTCTGTGATTTATCCGAAATTCTCGCATAGCCGTATATCATGACTTCTCCCCCTTAATCCCTATATCATTTTCCCCCAACTATTTTAGACAGACCTTATAGACATGACAAACCCTGATATATCAAGGGGTCGTTTTTTTGAGATCTGAATTTTTATAGAGTTCTAAAAGGTGTACCTTTTAGATATTTCTTTTTTAAAATGAAAAACCTTTTTTACCCCAAAAAAAAGAAGGCTTTTACGCCTTCTTTTTTTTAAAAATTGAAAAAATCGAAGCGATCAAGCCGCGTTTTTCTTTTTCGATTTCGTTTTTTTCTGCCGCAGCTGCTGCAATTCGCTCCGATTTTTGGATCTCGTGCAAGGCTTTTGCCAATTCCGAAACACCAAATTGCGAGGTTTGAGCTTCGATTTTCTCTAGCCGCTCATCCTGGCGACGCAGCTGCTCTTCTAATTGCGGAATTCGGTCCAGGAGTGCCAATTTCGCCGCTATTTCAGCGTAACGGGCATCATACGCCGCCAAATCTTCGCCGGATTCGTTTTTTGCCAAATTCGTTTCGCTAGACGAGCGATTTTTTTGCGGAACTACTGCCGGTTTTGCTTGTTGTTGGATTTGCTTCACCGCAAACGCTGCCGCCTGTTCAACCGGCAAACCATTTGAAATGTGACTCTTTAATATATTGAAAATGGCGAAGTCATCTTGGATGTATCTGCGGTGTCCACCTTCACTTTTCGAGAACGTATAGCCCGC from Paenibacillus urinalis includes these protein-coding regions:
- a CDS encoding recombinase family protein, which produces MIYGYARISDKSQNLNSQLDELEKFGVDEIIQEVITGVSPVKDGLDALVEKVERGDSIIVTRMDRLGRSTVQLLQLIETLEKKDVRFRILNLDLDTRGPLGKPIIAILAAFSEMERAMNKEKQKRGIEAARKRGKHLGREAIGYSREGMQKALERYIEGKELVSDICAEYNIPRSSLYAMAKKAGIKR